In Coleofasciculus chthonoplastes PCC 7420, a single genomic region encodes these proteins:
- a CDS encoding pentapeptide repeat-containing protein yields the protein MKLSQCLTKAKILNLHETGERNFPGVNLIRADLTEANLSRINLSAAHLQRANLAKAKLIGAQLKDADLSKADLKNALLIEATLSQADLTAAILREADLSGAILTGATLLDADLRHATLIGTSLIDAKMKRAKLAKANCTGASFSRANLKAADLQGVILNRAILSQADLRGANLRGACFIRAYLHRADLRDANLTGADLSDADLKGADLSHANLSRANLSCANLSHANLTGANLTGAHLQNANLSLANLSGLLLKKANLQSAQLSKANLNRANLYKANLSGANLLEANLEHANLAESNLQRAGLLLAYLTDANLSHANLNGANLIGANLMGADLSDTSLAGTIMPNGRIHS from the coding sequence ATGAAATTAAGTCAATGTTTAACTAAAGCAAAAATTCTGAATTTGCACGAAACTGGAGAACGCAATTTCCCCGGAGTTAATTTGATCAGAGCCGATTTAACTGAAGCAAACCTAAGTCGCATTAATTTGAGTGCTGCCCATTTGCAGCGAGCTAATTTAGCCAAAGCTAAACTGATTGGCGCTCAACTTAAAGATGCAGATTTAAGTAAGGCTGATCTCAAGAATGCACTATTGATTGAAGCCACGCTTTCCCAAGCCGATCTGACGGCTGCAATTCTTAGGGAAGCAGATTTGAGTGGTGCGATTCTCACGGGCGCTACTCTACTTGATGCGGATCTACGACATGCTACCTTAATTGGCACAAGTCTGATCGATGCCAAAATGAAACGAGCAAAACTGGCAAAGGCAAACTGTACGGGAGCTAGCTTCAGTCGCGCTAATCTCAAAGCCGCAGACTTGCAGGGAGTCATCTTAAATCGAGCCATTCTCAGCCAAGCAGATTTAAGGGGAGCAAACCTGAGAGGCGCTTGCTTTATTCGAGCCTATTTACATCGGGCAGATTTGCGAGATGCTAATTTAACCGGGGCTGACTTGAGTGATGCGGATCTCAAGGGCGCTGATCTGAGTCATGCTAATTTGTCAAGGGCTAACTTGAGTTGTGCGAATCTGAGTCACGCAAATCTTACGGGGGCTAATCTGACTGGCGCCCACTTGCAAAATGCGAATCTCAGTCTCGCCAATCTCAGTGGATTGCTCCTCAAAAAAGCCAATTTGCAGAGCGCCCAACTCAGCAAAGCTAACCTGAACCGAGCCAATTTATATAAAGCTAATTTGTCAGGGGCTAATTTGCTAGAGGCGAACTTAGAACATGCCAACTTAGCTGAGTCAAATCTCCAGCGAGCAGGTTTGCTTTTGGCTTATTTAACGGATGCTAACTTAAGTCATGCCAATTTGAATGGGGCTAACTTAATTGGCGCGAATTTAATGGGAGCGGACTTAAGTGACACCTCCTTAGCCGGAACTATCATGCCCAATGGTAGAATACACTCGTGA
- a CDS encoding inverse autotransporter beta-barrel domain-containing protein has translation MKNTKLGLISVLLLSISSPPMLAQTEAESETADTLRIKPRLGIGHTSSGGGFDGFTRLEGFVPLLQTPGKNLTFLEGRLFLDNDDANLGGNLILGYRTYSANSHRIWGGYMSYDNRHTGHNTFNQLGLGIESLGTVWDFRVNGYLPIGDTRQGVGDAGVRDIFFRRNFLILEQGQNKEAAMGGWDAEVGAKLARIGIDGDLRGYGGLYWYDAEGSSEIWGWRVRLEARPSDNFNLGLSLQNDDLFGTNLVFTVGATFPGSRPQGLGDEDDQVLARVAESVQRTNAIVIDHQDDFQDVPATNPETGEPYVFQHIRLGEMGGEGTFESPFGIVENGLDQTVSDGNDIVYVQPGTNPGIPPFTIPDRVQVLSTGPIQQLDTVETGIVQLPLSGAGILPTITPGAAASVTLGNRTTLSGFYIPDAATFAIEGREIDTVTIRDNAIANSTQVGIVLLETTGTVTVTDNRIDTTGGLGNSGFFIGNTAGSVDLNLVRNQIVNTTGDGMGIVLFNAEDSTVTLSENILTDNLLNGIGFRLANSVNVNFNINDNTSQNNGSAGLFSELFSNSNSRVTLINNEISYNQFDGIYMALIDNSEGIVTMTNNNLRGNQEDGIVIGLFADSDEIVTIVDNTLSENQFNGINVLLRDNSQGTVNVTNNTILNNQFDGIIFTFLDDSRGRVTIVENTLARNQRRGMTVQSTMTAEGEVLIQNNLISDNETLGIAGLMIGDSSLGVTIDNNEILSNGHHGIGVSIQEAATLRLEITDNRVDRNGFQGVDLNFPQPDGIFIDALNNSTLQLLLERNTVMDNARFGAFILAEDQSELFAGVRFNTFTGNPGTLDNANGFVVQTGSLTNLEPESTICLDLSNNTSENGFSLNYTDLDSTFKADTTANNGTISIPQLPVEPLGDCPVP, from the coding sequence ATGAAAAACACAAAACTGGGATTAATCAGTGTACTCCTCCTCTCTATCTCTAGCCCACCAATGCTAGCGCAGACAGAGGCGGAATCCGAAACGGCTGATACCTTAAGAATCAAACCCCGTTTGGGAATTGGACATACAAGTTCTGGTGGTGGATTTGATGGATTTACCCGCCTAGAGGGATTTGTTCCCCTTTTACAAACTCCAGGTAAAAATCTGACGTTTTTGGAAGGGCGACTCTTCCTGGATAACGATGATGCCAATTTGGGGGGGAATCTGATCCTGGGATATCGTACCTATAGTGCCAATTCCCATCGAATTTGGGGCGGTTATATGAGTTATGATAACCGTCATACAGGTCACAATACCTTTAATCAATTGGGGTTAGGCATAGAAAGTTTAGGAACTGTTTGGGATTTTCGGGTGAATGGTTATTTACCCATAGGCGATACGCGCCAAGGAGTTGGTGATGCTGGAGTTCGAGATATTTTCTTTCGCCGCAATTTCTTGATTTTAGAACAGGGGCAAAACAAAGAAGCCGCCATGGGAGGGTGGGATGCAGAAGTTGGCGCAAAACTTGCTCGAATTGGTATAGATGGGGATCTGCGCGGTTATGGGGGATTGTATTGGTATGATGCGGAAGGGAGTTCAGAGATATGGGGATGGCGAGTAAGATTGGAAGCACGTCCTTCTGATAATTTTAATCTGGGGTTGTCGTTGCAAAATGATGATTTATTTGGCACGAATTTAGTGTTTACCGTGGGTGCAACATTTCCTGGAAGTCGTCCCCAAGGGTTAGGGGATGAAGATGATCAAGTTTTGGCACGAGTAGCAGAATCGGTGCAGCGAACGAATGCAATTGTGATTGATCATCAAGATGATTTCCAAGACGTACCAGCGACGAATCCGGAAACAGGGGAACCTTATGTATTCCAGCATATCCGTTTAGGTGAAATGGGGGGAGAGGGTACGTTTGAAAGTCCGTTTGGTATCGTTGAGAATGGGTTAGATCAAACGGTATCTGATGGCAATGATATTGTTTATGTACAACCCGGAACCAATCCAGGGATTCCGCCGTTTACCATTCCTGATCGAGTGCAGGTGTTATCTACGGGTCCAATTCAGCAACTGGATACTGTAGAAACAGGGATAGTGCAATTACCGCTATCAGGTGCAGGAATACTCCCCACGATTACTCCAGGTGCGGCGGCTTCGGTAACTCTGGGCAATAGAACCACCCTATCTGGGTTTTATATCCCTGATGCGGCTACCTTTGCGATTGAGGGAAGGGAGATTGATACAGTAACAATTCGGGATAACGCGATCGCGAATTCCACTCAAGTGGGTATAGTGTTACTGGAGACGACAGGAACTGTCACCGTTACCGATAACAGGATTGATACGACAGGTGGTTTGGGTAATAGCGGATTTTTTATTGGCAATACGGCGGGTTCGGTTGACCTAAACCTGGTCAGGAATCAGATTGTCAATACGACAGGCGATGGAATGGGTATTGTTCTGTTTAATGCTGAGGACAGTACAGTAACGCTTTCTGAAAATATACTTACGGATAATCTCCTTAACGGCATTGGCTTTAGATTAGCTAATTCTGTCAATGTTAATTTCAATATTAATGATAATACAAGTCAAAACAATGGCAGTGCCGGACTTTTCTCTGAGCTATTCAGCAATTCTAATTCAAGGGTCACACTCATCAACAATGAAATTTCATACAACCAGTTTGATGGTATTTATATGGCACTAATAGATAATTCTGAGGGAATAGTCACTATGACTAACAATAATCTTAGGGGCAATCAAGAAGATGGGATTGTTATCGGATTATTCGCAGATTCCGATGAAATAGTTACGATTGTAGATAATACGCTGTCAGAAAATCAGTTTAATGGAATTAATGTATTGTTGAGGGATAATTCTCAGGGAACAGTTAATGTTACAAACAACACTATTTTGAACAACCAGTTTGATGGGATTATTTTCACGTTCTTGGATGATTCCCGTGGAAGGGTAACGATTGTCGAAAATACCCTGGCTAGAAATCAGAGGCGGGGAATGACTGTACAATCTACGATGACTGCTGAAGGAGAAGTCCTTATCCAAAATAACCTGATTTCTGATAATGAAACGCTAGGGATTGCTGGCTTGATGATCGGGGACTCAAGTTTAGGAGTCACGATTGACAATAACGAGATATTAAGTAATGGTCATCATGGTATCGGTGTTAGCATTCAAGAAGCTGCCACATTGAGACTGGAAATTACTGATAATCGAGTTGACAGGAATGGCTTTCAGGGTGTTGACCTAAATTTCCCCCAACCCGATGGCATTTTTATAGACGCACTCAATAACTCAACGCTCCAGTTACTACTGGAAAGAAATACAGTAATGGATAATGCTCGTTTTGGTGCGTTTATATTAGCAGAAGATCAGTCTGAACTTTTCGCAGGTGTCCGATTCAATACATTCACAGGAAACCCAGGTACTCTTGATAATGCCAATGGTTTTGTAGTACAAACTGGATCACTGACGAATCTTGAGCCAGAATCGACTATCTGTTTAGATTTGAGTAATAATACCAGCGAGAATGGTTTCTCTCTAAATTACACCGATCTTGACAGTACATTCAAAGCCGATACAACGGCAAATAATGGTACAATTTCTATACCACAATTGCCTGTTGAGCCGCTAGGGGATTGTCCAGTTCCGTAG
- a CDS encoding RNA-guided endonuclease InsQ/TnpB family protein has translation MKRSKDTFKTSYQYRIVPNKQQSKQLNEWLCKLCRIHNLMLEERFNWWECNRSPVNACSIYITYLPELKDQPTYYSQKRANHWSRESHDALYKGVHSQVIQEAIKRVEDTFNRFIKGDFKKQRSGKPRFKSVKRYRTFCLPQLKADCLTVSPNPHKRKNGKARRDIAQINLPKIGQVKVIYHRPIPEGFTIKTGLVSHKADGWYVTLLLEDKTIPSLTPPEIQANEENSLGLDVGLEKFWTASDGTVETIQQHYRKSEDKLAKLQNRKDKKPHKSASRRQLAKKISKHHQKLQRKRKQFHYESANQLVSRDEQVFFVEDIKSANLSRKNKPKQDANGKYLPNGQSAKSGLNKSINDASWGQFLSILIYKAAKAGKLVVKVKPHNTSQVCSCCDLLVQKDLSIRVHECLCGLILDRDWNAAINIKRVGLGIFPTIKRPKRSLLTTTKEAHTIPV, from the coding sequence GTGAAGCGAAGCAAAGACACATTCAAGACAAGTTACCAATATCGAATTGTGCCAAATAAGCAACAGTCAAAACAGCTAAACGAATGGCTGTGCAAGTTGTGCCGGATACACAATTTAATGCTAGAGGAGCGATTTAACTGGTGGGAGTGTAACCGCTCACCTGTCAATGCTTGCTCAATCTATATCACTTACCTACCAGAACTTAAAGACCAACCAACATACTACAGTCAAAAACGCGCTAACCATTGGTCAAGGGAGTCTCATGACGCCTTATACAAAGGTGTTCATTCTCAGGTTATCCAGGAAGCAATTAAACGAGTAGAAGATACCTTCAACCGGTTTATCAAGGGTGACTTTAAAAAACAGAGAAGCGGTAAGCCTCGATTTAAGTCGGTCAAGCGTTACAGGACATTTTGTTTGCCTCAGCTTAAGGCAGACTGTCTAACGGTTTCGCCCAATCCCCATAAGCGTAAAAACGGGAAAGCCAGACGAGACATTGCTCAAATAAATCTACCTAAGATTGGTCAGGTTAAGGTTATTTATCATCGCCCTATTCCAGAAGGATTTACTATTAAAACGGGGCTAGTCTCTCACAAAGCAGATGGATGGTACGTGACTTTATTGCTAGAGGATAAGACGATCCCTAGTCTGACTCCACCAGAGATACAGGCAAATGAAGAAAACTCGTTAGGGCTAGATGTTGGTTTAGAGAAATTCTGGACAGCATCCGATGGAACCGTTGAAACTATTCAACAGCACTATCGCAAGTCAGAGGACAAACTAGCCAAGCTTCAAAATCGCAAGGACAAAAAGCCGCACAAATCAGCATCACGGCGCCAATTGGCAAAAAAGATATCTAAGCATCATCAAAAGCTACAACGGAAGCGGAAACAATTCCATTATGAGTCGGCTAATCAACTGGTAAGTCGTGATGAACAAGTGTTCTTTGTTGAGGATATCAAGTCCGCTAACTTATCCCGAAAAAACAAGCCAAAACAGGATGCGAATGGCAAGTATTTACCCAATGGACAATCAGCAAAATCAGGTTTAAACAAGTCAATTAATGACGCTAGCTGGGGTCAATTCCTCTCAATTCTCATTTACAAAGCTGCAAAAGCTGGTAAGTTAGTGGTGAAAGTGAAACCTCATAACACGAGTCAAGTATGCTCTTGTTGCGATCTCCTAGTTCAAAAGGATTTATCAATCCGAGTACATGAGTGTTTGTGTGGATTGATTCTAGACAGAGATTGGAACGCGGCGATCAATATCAAGAGAGTGGGGCTGGGCATATTCCCCACTATAAAACGCCCCAAGCGTAGCCTTTTGACTACGACAAAGGAAGCCCACACTATACCCGTTTAG
- a CDS encoding potassium channel family protein — translation MKPRIIVCGLGRTGYQIFSLLKQQGASVVGISDRLVPGNCQDLIIGDFRAAATLLAAGIQEAQTLVITSSDDALNLAILTQARVLNPRIRIISRLFNNSLGDRLDQILPNHVSLSVAALAAPVFAFAAMGNQAIGQLRLFNQTWPIHEEYIHDSHPWNGRQLSELWDDRSRMLIYYRPVKGQVSLVSAVVQGRTLQSGDRIIVGTQPNIRSRRGLWLRRLFKILTNLKQFQHHGQPILAGTFALLLTIFIATVTYISVQLNTSIVDALYFSVGMITGAGGKEEVAELAPDSIKIFTAVMMLVGAGVIGICYALLNDFILGTRFSQFLDAARVPSRHHYIVCGLGGIGVQIMNQLHSHGYDVVVIEPDTHNRFLGVARSLGIPVIIGDASLATHLKAANIHTAEALLAVTSSDMTNVEISLSAKALTPNLPIVVRNHDPQFARGVQQVFNFEVVLSPTELATPAFAAAALGGRILGNGMTGDTLWVALATTITLKHPFCGQRVKDLTLDIEFVPLYIETRNQKLHGRDLLETALAAGDILYLTMPASQLEQLWRVTPSQLLAS, via the coding sequence ATGAAACCCCGAATCATCGTTTGTGGCTTGGGTCGCACTGGCTATCAAATTTTCTCACTATTAAAGCAACAGGGAGCCTCTGTTGTCGGAATTAGCGATCGCCTGGTTCCGGGTAACTGCCAGGATCTGATTATCGGCGATTTTCGTGCAGCCGCCACCCTACTCGCCGCTGGAATTCAGGAGGCGCAAACCCTAGTTATCACCTCTAGCGATGATGCCTTGAATCTGGCTATTCTCACCCAAGCCCGAGTCCTTAATCCTCGGATTCGGATTATTAGTCGGCTATTTAACAACAGCTTAGGCGATCGCTTGGATCAGATTTTGCCCAATCATGTCAGTCTCAGTGTCGCCGCATTAGCCGCCCCGGTGTTTGCCTTTGCTGCGATGGGGAATCAAGCCATTGGACAACTTCGACTATTCAATCAAACGTGGCCCATTCACGAAGAATACATCCATGACTCTCATCCCTGGAATGGACGTCAGTTGAGTGAGTTGTGGGACGATCGATCGCGGATGTTGATCTACTATCGACCCGTAAAAGGGCAGGTGAGTTTGGTGTCAGCCGTTGTGCAAGGGCGAACCTTACAATCTGGCGATCGGATAATTGTTGGCACTCAACCCAATATCCGCAGCCGTCGGGGTTTGTGGCTACGCCGACTGTTTAAGATTCTCACGAACCTGAAACAGTTTCAGCACCATGGTCAACCCATTCTCGCTGGCACTTTCGCCCTACTCCTAACCATTTTTATCGCCACAGTCACTTATATTAGCGTTCAGTTGAATACCTCAATTGTTGATGCCCTCTATTTTTCAGTGGGTATGATTACTGGGGCTGGAGGGAAAGAAGAAGTGGCAGAATTAGCCCCTGACAGTATCAAGATTTTTACGGCGGTAATGATGTTAGTTGGGGCGGGTGTAATTGGGATTTGTTACGCCCTACTCAACGATTTTATTTTAGGTACTCGTTTTAGTCAATTTTTAGATGCTGCCCGTGTTCCCAGTCGCCATCATTATATTGTTTGTGGCTTGGGGGGTATTGGTGTCCAGATCATGAATCAACTGCATAGTCATGGCTATGACGTGGTTGTCATTGAACCCGATACCCACAATCGATTTCTCGGTGTTGCCCGTTCCTTGGGAATCCCCGTGATTATCGGTGATGCGAGTTTGGCGACCCATTTAAAAGCGGCGAATATCCATACAGCGGAAGCCTTATTAGCTGTAACCAGTAGCGATATGACCAATGTCGAGATTAGTTTAAGTGCCAAAGCCTTAACCCCCAATTTACCCATCGTGGTGCGAAATCATGACCCTCAATTTGCCCGAGGAGTGCAGCAAGTTTTTAATTTTGAGGTGGTACTCAGCCCCACCGAATTAGCCACACCTGCCTTTGCCGCCGCCGCCTTAGGTGGGCGTATTTTAGGGAATGGCATGACCGGCGATACGCTTTGGGTAGCGTTAGCAACAACGATTACATTGAAGCATCCGTTCTGTGGACAGCGGGTGAAAGATTTAACCCTAGATATTGAGTTTGTTCCTCTATATATTGAAACCCGAAATCAAAAGCTTCACGGTCGAGATTTATTGGAAACAGCGTTAGCGGCAGGTGATATTTTATACTTGACCATGCCAGCGTCACAATTAGAACAATTGTGGCGAGTCACCCCCTCTCAGTTGTTGGCAAGTTGA
- a CDS encoding endonuclease/exonuclease/phosphatase family protein, producing MTKPPIPPDLQELNPKRFNPEKQAWTQSTDVVSDTNISELTLVTYNIWFSDYHRQQRHEAILKLIQDCDADAIALQEVTPTSLKLILEQDWVRKNYYSSDTTGVTVNPYGVLLLSKLPIDRLFFCDLISQMSRKFLCAELQLNGQNFNIATVHLESKKKFASIRTIQLADIFPLLEHADHAVLMGDFNFCSSWKSENRNLDPRYQDMWAVLRGDEPGYTEDTDINLMRLQQKQKHKKVRFDRILLRSASQSWQPESIERLGLKPISRNSPNVFPSDHFGLVGHLISR from the coding sequence ATGACCAAGCCTCCGATTCCTCCAGACCTACAAGAACTCAACCCGAAGAGGTTTAATCCCGAAAAACAAGCTTGGACTCAATCAACCGATGTTGTCAGTGACACAAATATCAGTGAACTAACACTGGTCACCTATAATATCTGGTTTTCCGACTATCATCGTCAACAACGCCACGAAGCTATACTGAAGCTTATTCAAGACTGTGATGCTGACGCGATCGCGTTGCAAGAGGTTACGCCAACCTCTCTTAAACTAATTTTAGAGCAAGACTGGGTTAGAAAGAATTACTATAGTTCCGACACCACAGGAGTAACAGTAAATCCTTATGGCGTTCTCTTGCTGTCAAAGCTTCCTATAGATCGGTTATTTTTCTGTGACCTGATCAGTCAAATGAGCCGCAAATTCCTCTGTGCTGAATTGCAGCTTAATGGGCAAAATTTTAATATTGCTACGGTTCATTTAGAAAGCAAGAAGAAATTTGCATCCATCCGCACCATACAACTTGCTGATATCTTTCCCCTCTTGGAACACGCCGATCATGCTGTACTCATGGGTGACTTTAATTTTTGCTCATCTTGGAAAAGCGAGAACCGTAATCTTGACCCTCGCTATCAAGATATGTGGGCAGTTCTGAGAGGTGATGAACCGGGCTATACTGAAGATACGGATATTAACTTAATGAGGTTACAGCAAAAACAGAAACATAAAAAAGTCCGCTTTGACCGCATCTTACTCCGTTCTGCTTCCCAAAGTTGGCAGCCAGAATCCATTGAACGCCTGGGATTAAAACCTATTTCCCGGAATAGTCCTAATGTTTTCCCATCTGACCATTTTGGTTTAGTGGGTCATCTAATAAGTAGGTAG
- a CDS encoding DUF2382 domain-containing protein, protein MGKIFAVNSEKAMDAEEIVNSDLEQSDQTSEIVEEDMIRLLEEKLVVNRSKQKVGEVVVRKEIETRVVEVPVRREKLIVEQVGEEPKQLAEIDLGKGQVTGVPDSVETSLPTTNTVNGEFVSPKAASDLLAAIALQDNHGCVNVRVELVVDNPELQETYQQMFDRCRGSK, encoded by the coding sequence GTGGGTAAAATTTTTGCTGTTAATTCGGAAAAAGCTATGGATGCTGAAGAGATAGTGAATAGTGATCTAGAACAGTCTGATCAGACATCAGAGATAGTCGAAGAAGACATGATTCGCTTGCTAGAAGAAAAGTTAGTCGTTAACCGCAGTAAGCAGAAAGTCGGTGAAGTTGTCGTTCGCAAAGAAATTGAAACTCGTGTGGTAGAAGTTCCTGTACGGCGGGAAAAATTAATTGTTGAACAAGTTGGTGAAGAACCGAAACAATTGGCAGAAATTGATTTAGGGAAGGGGCAAGTTACAGGTGTTCCTGATAGTGTAGAGACGAGTCTACCGACAACGAATACTGTCAACGGTGAATTTGTTTCACCTAAAGCAGCCAGCGATCTTTTAGCCGCGATCGCGCTGCAAGATAATCACGGCTGTGTTAACGTGCGTGTAGAGCTAGTGGTGGACAATCCAGAGCTTCAGGAAACGTACCAACAGATGTTTGATCGCTGTCGTGGGAGTAAATAG
- a CDS encoding DUF2382 domain-containing protein — protein sequence MNLIKIDKFYPNYKEQIFGGDDIKGYDVYSDREEKIGEVHDALLDENGRFRYLVIDTGFWIFGKKVLLPVGYARMDYDRHRVYVIGMTKAQAESLPEYHDNMSIDYDYEERVRNVYRPMAANRSAGATSAQAKTSDRDTYSYDHEPELYTTTEQDHKNLKLYEEKLIANKDRYKSGEVTLGKHVESETAQVSVPVEKERVVIERNSPSEAREVQPGTADFHDGEVARVEVYEEAANIEKKAFVREEVGVKKEVKRDTVDAKEKVRREELEVNVDGNPVVKGRR from the coding sequence ATGAATCTCATAAAAATAGACAAGTTTTACCCTAACTATAAAGAACAGATTTTCGGTGGCGATGACATTAAAGGATATGATGTCTACTCAGATCGTGAAGAGAAAATCGGTGAAGTTCATGATGCTCTTCTGGATGAAAATGGTCGTTTCCGGTATCTAGTCATTGACACAGGCTTCTGGATCTTTGGTAAAAAGGTGTTGTTACCTGTAGGTTATGCCCGGATGGACTATGATCGTCATCGGGTTTATGTGATTGGTATGACCAAAGCGCAAGCCGAAAGCTTACCGGAATATCATGACAACATGAGTATTGACTACGACTACGAAGAACGAGTCCGGAACGTCTACCGACCAATGGCTGCTAATCGCTCGGCAGGAGCAACATCGGCTCAGGCGAAAACCTCTGATCGCGACACCTACAGCTATGATCATGAGCCTGAACTCTACACCACTACTGAGCAGGATCATAAAAATCTCAAGCTGTATGAAGAGAAACTAATTGCCAACAAAGACCGTTACAAGAGCGGTGAAGTTACCCTGGGTAAGCATGTGGAATCTGAAACAGCTCAGGTATCAGTTCCTGTAGAAAAAGAACGGGTCGTAATTGAGCGAAACAGTCCCTCAGAAGCCCGCGAAGTTCAACCAGGTACTGCTGATTTCCACGACGGTGAAGTTGCTCGTGTGGAAGTTTATGAAGAAGCAGCAAATATCGAGAAGAAAGCCTTTGTTCGGGAAGAAGTGGGTGTCAAGAAAGAAGTTAAGCGTGACACCGTAGATGCCAAAGAAAAGGTTCGCCGCGAAGAATTAGAAGTCAATGTAGATGGCAATCCTGTAGTCAAGGGTCGTCGGTAG
- a CDS encoding thiol-disulfide oxidoreductase DCC family protein, with protein MQYHVIYDGNCNLCVTLVQLLENLDQGQQFDYIPMQNEATCETFGITPQDCEMGMILIDGASPERRWQGSEAAEEIGRLLPMGEVFVSAYRAMPGMKWLGDRTYQQVRDHRYSWFGKGSSTYNSAYPLGCQDNQNCQT; from the coding sequence ATGCAATATCACGTTATTTACGACGGCAACTGCAATCTTTGTGTCACGTTAGTGCAGCTTCTGGAAAATCTGGATCAAGGACAGCAGTTTGATTACATTCCCATGCAGAATGAAGCCACCTGTGAAACCTTTGGTATTACCCCCCAAGACTGCGAAATGGGCATGATTCTCATCGATGGGGCATCCCCGGAACGTCGGTGGCAAGGGAGTGAGGCGGCTGAGGAAATTGGGCGTCTGTTGCCCATGGGCGAGGTGTTCGTCTCAGCATATCGGGCAATGCCTGGAATGAAATGGCTAGGCGATCGCACATATCAACAGGTTCGTGATCATCGGTATAGTTGGTTTGGCAAGGGATCGAGTACCTACAATTCAGCTTATCCTCTGGGATGTCAGGATAACCAAAATTGCCAGACGTAA
- a CDS encoding M48 family metallopeptidase encodes MVNPFSIWSHRHRRRLLYPLVSAILAFSLIVGTPQVSQAIPWLDLIFRGVQIIQLSNISERQEVEIGQQINQQLVRNQIQLYRNSSVNRYIDQIGQRLAKETQRSNIPYTFQVVKDDSINAFATTGGFIYLNTGLIEAADNEAQLASVIAHEIGHIEEEHMIEQMRQTAIARGVAVAAGLDRNTLVNIGVDLALRLPNSREDEFEADQVGLDILKKAGYAPSAMVNFMEKLQKKSGSVPSFLSTHPGVHDRINALKQAIDPAEATVGDGLDESAYKAKIRPLQ; translated from the coding sequence ATGGTTAATCCTTTCTCCATCTGGTCTCATCGTCACCGTCGTCGTTTATTATATCCGTTGGTGTCAGCGATTTTGGCGTTTAGCCTGATCGTGGGTACACCTCAGGTGAGTCAAGCAATTCCCTGGCTGGATCTGATTTTCCGAGGCGTCCAGATTATCCAACTTTCCAATATTTCTGAGCGCCAGGAAGTCGAGATCGGGCAGCAGATCAATCAGCAGTTGGTGAGAAACCAGATCCAACTCTATCGCAATTCCAGTGTCAACCGCTACATTGATCAGATTGGTCAGCGATTGGCAAAAGAGACTCAACGCTCTAATATTCCCTATACGTTTCAGGTAGTTAAGGATGACAGCATTAATGCCTTCGCGACTACGGGGGGTTTTATTTATCTCAACACAGGTTTGATTGAAGCGGCGGACAATGAGGCTCAACTGGCGAGTGTGATTGCCCATGAAATCGGGCATATCGAAGAGGAACACATGATTGAACAAATGCGCCAGACAGCGATCGCCAGGGGAGTAGCCGTTGCCGCAGGTCTAGATCGCAATACCTTAGTTAATATTGGCGTGGACTTGGCGCTGCGGTTACCCAATAGTCGTGAAGATGAATTTGAGGCGGATCAAGTTGGGTTAGACATCCTCAAAAAAGCAGGCTACGCACCGTCAGCCATGGTAAATTTCATGGAGAAACTCCAGAAGAAAAGCGGTTCCGTCCCCTCTTTCCTCAGCACTCATCCCGGCGTTCACGATCGCATTAATGCCTTGAAGCAGGCGATTGATCCGGCTGAAGCTACTGTCGGTGATGGTTTGGATGAAAGTGCCTATAAAGCCAAAATTCGCCCCCTGCAATAG